The Medicago truncatula cultivar Jemalong A17 chromosome 4, MtrunA17r5.0-ANR, whole genome shotgun sequence genome includes a region encoding these proteins:
- the LOC120579848 gene encoding rho GTPase-activating protein REN1-like isoform X1 — MYIDSEDDESESEDDDLSYDDYYDDEQDESIEGSDVDASDELVSETNSETGDSAVNDEYDKDHNISYSSSKSSEVCDHLEVSLPQSEDIKSCENFTSQNKTASANDSTKPTDIIEGLSPDQTTMNRSNCPSTSSCNDAISNRKMHRRRTVLGQNHGSKDLSMESIDFLDENEAEVERLEAVKTELHRQIAEEVKINVKLQSYVETRKEALLTRSLLYAKKILRKNKPDTEVAAISESDRSIKKQDSHFGGAGNENERKPESTSLPNKHSPSSKKSVARAEQGASFTTSTITRLTSKLYFLKDRRSQFSNEIRNMNKGKALELQLPPPSPNERQSPNKSLLRSPNMSRENERQSPVPSPNKSRGFEFYMSLMSPKRTRGSENHSPSTSEKVRGNEDHSPQYSEKLRKSDSQPYHSDSQNESSQLYLKRGRSEGNIHNVDKSQLH; from the exons ATGTACATAGACTCAGAAGATGATGAATCTGAGAGTGAGGATGATGATTTGTCctatgatgattattatgatGATGAGCAAGATGAATCAATAGAGGGGTCAGATGTAGATGCTAGTGATGAACTTGTTAGTGAAACCAACAGCGAGACCGGAGACTCTGCAGTCAATGATGAATATGATAAG GACCATAATATTTCATATTCAAGTTCAAAGTCCTCAGAGGTTTGTGACCATCTTGAAGTCTCATTGCCTCAGTCTGAAGATATCAAAAGCTGTGAAAATTTCACAAGCCAAAATAAGACTGCTTCTGCAAATGACTCCACTAAGCCCACAGATATAATTGAAGGCTTATCCCCTGACCAAACTACAATGAATAGATCAAATTGTCCTAGCACTTCTTCATGTAACGACGCCATATCCAATAGAAAAATGCATCGACGCCGCACTGTTTTGGGGCAAAACCAT GGAAGCAAGGACCTTTCCATGGAATCCATTGATTTTCTAGACGAAAATGA AGCTGAAGTTGAGAGGCTTGAAGCTGTTAAGACAGAATTGCATAGGCAAATTGCAGAGGAG gtaaaaataaatgtaaaactGCAGTCTTATGTGGAAACACGAAAGGAAGCATTGTTGACTCGATCACTTTtgtatgcaaaaaaaatattgag GAAGAACAAGCCAGATACTGAAGTTGCAGCCATTTCAGAATCTGACAGGTCAATAAAAAAG CAGGACAGTCATTTTGGTGGAGCAGGAAACGAGAATGAGAGAAAACCAGAGTCAACATCTTTACCAAATAAACATTCGCCTAGTTCCAAGAAATCTGTTGCAAGAGCTGAG CAGGGAGCAAGTTTCACTACTTCTACAATTACAAGACTAACGTCCAAACTATACTTTTTGAAGGATCGCCGTAGTCAGTTTTCAAATGAAATACGAAACATGAATAAAGGAAAAGCACTTGAACTTCAGCTACCACCTCCATCTCCCAACGAACGTCAATCGCCAAATAAGTCTCTACTTCGATCCCCAAATATGTCTCGAGAAAACGAACGTCAATCGCCAGTTCCATCCCCCAATAAGTCTCGAGGGTTTGAATTTTACATGTCTCTTATGTCTCCAAAAAGGACCCGAGGATCTGAAAATCATTCTCCATCAACCTCTGAGAAAGTTAGAGGCAATGAAGATCATTCACCTCAATATTCAGAAAAACTGAGAAAATCAGATAGCCAGCCATATCACTCAGATAGTCAGAATGAATCTTCACAATTATACTTGAAAAGAGGAAGGTCGGAAGGGAATATTCATAATGTCGACAAAAGTCAGTTACATTAA
- the LOC120579848 gene encoding rho GTPase-activating protein REN1-like isoform X3 has product MYIDSEDDESESEDDDLSYDDYYDDEQDESIEGSDVDASDELVSETNSETGDSAVNDEYDKDHNISYSSSKSSEVCDHLEVSLPQSEDIKSCENFTSQNKTASANDSTKPTDIIEGLSPDQTTMNRSNCPSTSSCNDAISNRKMHRRRTVLGQNHGSKDLSMESIDFLDENEAEVERLEAVKTELHRQIAEEVKINVKLQSYVETRKEALLTRSLLYAKKILRKNKPDTEVAAISESDRSIKKDSHFGGAGNENERKPESTSLPNKHSPSSKKSVARAEQGASFTTSTITRLTSKLYFLKDRRSQFSNEIRNMNKGKALELQLPPPSPNERQSPNKSLLRSPNMSRENERQSPVPSPNKSRGFEFYMSLMSPKRTRGSENHSPSTSEKVRGNEDHSPQYSEKLRKSDSQPYHSDSQNESSQLYLKRGRSEGNIHNVDKSQLH; this is encoded by the exons ATGTACATAGACTCAGAAGATGATGAATCTGAGAGTGAGGATGATGATTTGTCctatgatgattattatgatGATGAGCAAGATGAATCAATAGAGGGGTCAGATGTAGATGCTAGTGATGAACTTGTTAGTGAAACCAACAGCGAGACCGGAGACTCTGCAGTCAATGATGAATATGATAAG GACCATAATATTTCATATTCAAGTTCAAAGTCCTCAGAGGTTTGTGACCATCTTGAAGTCTCATTGCCTCAGTCTGAAGATATCAAAAGCTGTGAAAATTTCACAAGCCAAAATAAGACTGCTTCTGCAAATGACTCCACTAAGCCCACAGATATAATTGAAGGCTTATCCCCTGACCAAACTACAATGAATAGATCAAATTGTCCTAGCACTTCTTCATGTAACGACGCCATATCCAATAGAAAAATGCATCGACGCCGCACTGTTTTGGGGCAAAACCAT GGAAGCAAGGACCTTTCCATGGAATCCATTGATTTTCTAGACGAAAATGA AGCTGAAGTTGAGAGGCTTGAAGCTGTTAAGACAGAATTGCATAGGCAAATTGCAGAGGAG gtaaaaataaatgtaaaactGCAGTCTTATGTGGAAACACGAAAGGAAGCATTGTTGACTCGATCACTTTtgtatgcaaaaaaaatattgag GAAGAACAAGCCAGATACTGAAGTTGCAGCCATTTCAGAATCTGACAGGTCAATAAAAAAG GACAGTCATTTTGGTGGAGCAGGAAACGAGAATGAGAGAAAACCAGAGTCAACATCTTTACCAAATAAACATTCGCCTAGTTCCAAGAAATCTGTTGCAAGAGCTGAG CAGGGAGCAAGTTTCACTACTTCTACAATTACAAGACTAACGTCCAAACTATACTTTTTGAAGGATCGCCGTAGTCAGTTTTCAAATGAAATACGAAACATGAATAAAGGAAAAGCACTTGAACTTCAGCTACCACCTCCATCTCCCAACGAACGTCAATCGCCAAATAAGTCTCTACTTCGATCCCCAAATATGTCTCGAGAAAACGAACGTCAATCGCCAGTTCCATCCCCCAATAAGTCTCGAGGGTTTGAATTTTACATGTCTCTTATGTCTCCAAAAAGGACCCGAGGATCTGAAAATCATTCTCCATCAACCTCTGAGAAAGTTAGAGGCAATGAAGATCATTCACCTCAATATTCAGAAAAACTGAGAAAATCAGATAGCCAGCCATATCACTCAGATAGTCAGAATGAATCTTCACAATTATACTTGAAAAGAGGAAGGTCGGAAGGGAATATTCATAATGTCGACAAAAGTCAGTTACATTAA
- the LOC120579848 gene encoding leiomodin-2-like isoform X5 — MYIDSEDDESESEDDDLSYDDYYDDEQDESIEGSDVDASDELVSETNSETGDSAVNDEYDKDHNISYSSSKSSEVCDHLEVSLPQSEDIKSCENFTSQNKTASANDSTKPTDIIEGLSPDQTTMNRSNCPSTSSCNDAISNRKMHRRRTVLGQNHGSKDLSMESIDFLDENEAEVERLEAVKTELHRQIAEEVKINVKLQSYVETRKEALLTRSLLYAKKILRKNKPDTEVAAISESDRSIKKQDSHFGGAGNENERKPESTSLPNKHSPSSKKSVARAEDRRSQFSNEIRNMNKGKALELQLPPPSPNERQSPNKSLLRSPNMSRENERQSPVPSPNKSRGFEFYMSLMSPKRTRGSENHSPSTSEKVRGNEDHSPQYSEKLRKSDSQPYHSDSQNESSQLYLKRGRSEGNIHNVDKSQLH; from the exons ATGTACATAGACTCAGAAGATGATGAATCTGAGAGTGAGGATGATGATTTGTCctatgatgattattatgatGATGAGCAAGATGAATCAATAGAGGGGTCAGATGTAGATGCTAGTGATGAACTTGTTAGTGAAACCAACAGCGAGACCGGAGACTCTGCAGTCAATGATGAATATGATAAG GACCATAATATTTCATATTCAAGTTCAAAGTCCTCAGAGGTTTGTGACCATCTTGAAGTCTCATTGCCTCAGTCTGAAGATATCAAAAGCTGTGAAAATTTCACAAGCCAAAATAAGACTGCTTCTGCAAATGACTCCACTAAGCCCACAGATATAATTGAAGGCTTATCCCCTGACCAAACTACAATGAATAGATCAAATTGTCCTAGCACTTCTTCATGTAACGACGCCATATCCAATAGAAAAATGCATCGACGCCGCACTGTTTTGGGGCAAAACCAT GGAAGCAAGGACCTTTCCATGGAATCCATTGATTTTCTAGACGAAAATGA AGCTGAAGTTGAGAGGCTTGAAGCTGTTAAGACAGAATTGCATAGGCAAATTGCAGAGGAG gtaaaaataaatgtaaaactGCAGTCTTATGTGGAAACACGAAAGGAAGCATTGTTGACTCGATCACTTTtgtatgcaaaaaaaatattgag GAAGAACAAGCCAGATACTGAAGTTGCAGCCATTTCAGAATCTGACAGGTCAATAAAAAAG CAGGACAGTCATTTTGGTGGAGCAGGAAACGAGAATGAGAGAAAACCAGAGTCAACATCTTTACCAAATAAACATTCGCCTAGTTCCAAGAAATCTGTTGCAAGAGCTGAG GATCGCCGTAGTCAGTTTTCAAATGAAATACGAAACATGAATAAAGGAAAAGCACTTGAACTTCAGCTACCACCTCCATCTCCCAACGAACGTCAATCGCCAAATAAGTCTCTACTTCGATCCCCAAATATGTCTCGAGAAAACGAACGTCAATCGCCAGTTCCATCCCCCAATAAGTCTCGAGGGTTTGAATTTTACATGTCTCTTATGTCTCCAAAAAGGACCCGAGGATCTGAAAATCATTCTCCATCAACCTCTGAGAAAGTTAGAGGCAATGAAGATCATTCACCTCAATATTCAGAAAAACTGAGAAAATCAGATAGCCAGCCATATCACTCAGATAGTCAGAATGAATCTTCACAATTATACTTGAAAAGAGGAAGGTCGGAAGGGAATATTCATAATGTCGACAAAAGTCAGTTACATTAA
- the LOC120579848 gene encoding rho GTPase-activating protein REN1-like isoform X2: MYIDSEDDESESEDDDLSYDDYYDDEQDESIEGSDVDASDELVSETNSETGDSAVNDEYDKDHNISYSSSKSSEVCDHLEVSLPQSEDIKSCENFTSQNKTASANDSTKPTDIIEGLSPDQTTMNRSNCPSTSSCNDAISNRKMHRRRTVLGQNHGSKDLSMESIDFLDENEAEVERLEAVKTELHRQIAEEVKINVKLQSYVETRKEALLTRSLLYAKKILRKNKPDTEVAAISESDRSIKKQDSHFGGAGNENERKPESTSLPNKHSPSSKKSVARAEGASFTTSTITRLTSKLYFLKDRRSQFSNEIRNMNKGKALELQLPPPSPNERQSPNKSLLRSPNMSRENERQSPVPSPNKSRGFEFYMSLMSPKRTRGSENHSPSTSEKVRGNEDHSPQYSEKLRKSDSQPYHSDSQNESSQLYLKRGRSEGNIHNVDKSQLH, encoded by the exons ATGTACATAGACTCAGAAGATGATGAATCTGAGAGTGAGGATGATGATTTGTCctatgatgattattatgatGATGAGCAAGATGAATCAATAGAGGGGTCAGATGTAGATGCTAGTGATGAACTTGTTAGTGAAACCAACAGCGAGACCGGAGACTCTGCAGTCAATGATGAATATGATAAG GACCATAATATTTCATATTCAAGTTCAAAGTCCTCAGAGGTTTGTGACCATCTTGAAGTCTCATTGCCTCAGTCTGAAGATATCAAAAGCTGTGAAAATTTCACAAGCCAAAATAAGACTGCTTCTGCAAATGACTCCACTAAGCCCACAGATATAATTGAAGGCTTATCCCCTGACCAAACTACAATGAATAGATCAAATTGTCCTAGCACTTCTTCATGTAACGACGCCATATCCAATAGAAAAATGCATCGACGCCGCACTGTTTTGGGGCAAAACCAT GGAAGCAAGGACCTTTCCATGGAATCCATTGATTTTCTAGACGAAAATGA AGCTGAAGTTGAGAGGCTTGAAGCTGTTAAGACAGAATTGCATAGGCAAATTGCAGAGGAG gtaaaaataaatgtaaaactGCAGTCTTATGTGGAAACACGAAAGGAAGCATTGTTGACTCGATCACTTTtgtatgcaaaaaaaatattgag GAAGAACAAGCCAGATACTGAAGTTGCAGCCATTTCAGAATCTGACAGGTCAATAAAAAAG CAGGACAGTCATTTTGGTGGAGCAGGAAACGAGAATGAGAGAAAACCAGAGTCAACATCTTTACCAAATAAACATTCGCCTAGTTCCAAGAAATCTGTTGCAAGAGCTGAG GGAGCAAGTTTCACTACTTCTACAATTACAAGACTAACGTCCAAACTATACTTTTTGAAGGATCGCCGTAGTCAGTTTTCAAATGAAATACGAAACATGAATAAAGGAAAAGCACTTGAACTTCAGCTACCACCTCCATCTCCCAACGAACGTCAATCGCCAAATAAGTCTCTACTTCGATCCCCAAATATGTCTCGAGAAAACGAACGTCAATCGCCAGTTCCATCCCCCAATAAGTCTCGAGGGTTTGAATTTTACATGTCTCTTATGTCTCCAAAAAGGACCCGAGGATCTGAAAATCATTCTCCATCAACCTCTGAGAAAGTTAGAGGCAATGAAGATCATTCACCTCAATATTCAGAAAAACTGAGAAAATCAGATAGCCAGCCATATCACTCAGATAGTCAGAATGAATCTTCACAATTATACTTGAAAAGAGGAAGGTCGGAAGGGAATATTCATAATGTCGACAAAAGTCAGTTACATTAA
- the LOC120579848 gene encoding rho GTPase-activating protein REN1-like isoform X4, translating into MYIDSEDDESESEDDDLSYDDYYDDEQDESIEGSDVDASDELVSETNSETGDSAVNDEYDKDHNISYSSSKSSEVCDHLEVSLPQSEDIKSCENFTSQNKTASANDSTKPTDIIEGLSPDQTTMNRSNCPSTSSCNDAISNRKMHRRRTVLGQNHGSKDLSMESIDFLDENEAEVERLEAVKTELHRQIAEEVKINVKLQSYVETRKEALLTRSLLYAKKILRKNKPDTEVAAISESDRSIKKDSHFGGAGNENERKPESTSLPNKHSPSSKKSVARAEGASFTTSTITRLTSKLYFLKDRRSQFSNEIRNMNKGKALELQLPPPSPNERQSPNKSLLRSPNMSRENERQSPVPSPNKSRGFEFYMSLMSPKRTRGSENHSPSTSEKVRGNEDHSPQYSEKLRKSDSQPYHSDSQNESSQLYLKRGRSEGNIHNVDKSQLH; encoded by the exons ATGTACATAGACTCAGAAGATGATGAATCTGAGAGTGAGGATGATGATTTGTCctatgatgattattatgatGATGAGCAAGATGAATCAATAGAGGGGTCAGATGTAGATGCTAGTGATGAACTTGTTAGTGAAACCAACAGCGAGACCGGAGACTCTGCAGTCAATGATGAATATGATAAG GACCATAATATTTCATATTCAAGTTCAAAGTCCTCAGAGGTTTGTGACCATCTTGAAGTCTCATTGCCTCAGTCTGAAGATATCAAAAGCTGTGAAAATTTCACAAGCCAAAATAAGACTGCTTCTGCAAATGACTCCACTAAGCCCACAGATATAATTGAAGGCTTATCCCCTGACCAAACTACAATGAATAGATCAAATTGTCCTAGCACTTCTTCATGTAACGACGCCATATCCAATAGAAAAATGCATCGACGCCGCACTGTTTTGGGGCAAAACCAT GGAAGCAAGGACCTTTCCATGGAATCCATTGATTTTCTAGACGAAAATGA AGCTGAAGTTGAGAGGCTTGAAGCTGTTAAGACAGAATTGCATAGGCAAATTGCAGAGGAG gtaaaaataaatgtaaaactGCAGTCTTATGTGGAAACACGAAAGGAAGCATTGTTGACTCGATCACTTTtgtatgcaaaaaaaatattgag GAAGAACAAGCCAGATACTGAAGTTGCAGCCATTTCAGAATCTGACAGGTCAATAAAAAAG GACAGTCATTTTGGTGGAGCAGGAAACGAGAATGAGAGAAAACCAGAGTCAACATCTTTACCAAATAAACATTCGCCTAGTTCCAAGAAATCTGTTGCAAGAGCTGAG GGAGCAAGTTTCACTACTTCTACAATTACAAGACTAACGTCCAAACTATACTTTTTGAAGGATCGCCGTAGTCAGTTTTCAAATGAAATACGAAACATGAATAAAGGAAAAGCACTTGAACTTCAGCTACCACCTCCATCTCCCAACGAACGTCAATCGCCAAATAAGTCTCTACTTCGATCCCCAAATATGTCTCGAGAAAACGAACGTCAATCGCCAGTTCCATCCCCCAATAAGTCTCGAGGGTTTGAATTTTACATGTCTCTTATGTCTCCAAAAAGGACCCGAGGATCTGAAAATCATTCTCCATCAACCTCTGAGAAAGTTAGAGGCAATGAAGATCATTCACCTCAATATTCAGAAAAACTGAGAAAATCAGATAGCCAGCCATATCACTCAGATAGTCAGAATGAATCTTCACAATTATACTTGAAAAGAGGAAGGTCGGAAGGGAATATTCATAATGTCGACAAAAGTCAGTTACATTAA